The Temnothorax longispinosus isolate EJ_2023e chromosome 4, Tlon_JGU_v1, whole genome shotgun sequence genome has a window encoding:
- the LOC139811356 gene encoding protein DOP1 homolog isoform X3, whose product MGSIALEEYELMKDSKYRVYVSAVDKALKSFEYTSEWADLISALGKLNKVLLSHMKFPVIPRRIKISKRLAQCMHPALPSGVHLKALETYDIIFKCMGTNRLSHELFIYSAGLFPLLGHAAMNVRPSLLTVYETHFVPLGERLRPGLSGFLSGVLLGLEDGSDHFDRTNSLLEKVCEGVGAEHFYACLWDCLASNSGIRLPAISFVLAHFNKKLSMEEQKYIMGTNTKIMISALCAGVRDTSVLVQRSALDFLLIGFPMHNSQLTHQDMILLIKAALVTILRRDMSLNRRLFAWLLGTEVSTSILKKKTHATADTKEDVTYFDMYSKKMLVEAIKYLLKEVCEENSQDLKPYRILVSLLDKVDIGPIILDDILFEVFRTFYNACKQSVLSHAPKANEVVKSANLLFSTLEPSYIWIHCGHLFEKACNTRAKTQVAIEDVAVRPVGSGMPNLVEVCVLTEFLLETVSLDAFIDTPSEHLPGLFYEITSKLLYHSNILSPMEISKSLKLCGKILSRVQPTMITAHADKCGEVDTKLDTSLNNITVPSDNSLTAIPLEKSQSDSKLNKPDTSSIPFVEKSPSTRRRANSGGAAKRNEKKSKKKASKSTPKLNDTYTIQADGSSISVIVSEDPKPLSRNKSMDDIKASCIETDGISSKNQSSDSRLATLKNFKNVTPMGSTGSLCRGPSPAFQAQHSMLEKCLRQYEIFYVKLISNRILSKERTVQDMFDHLVVSYPRKSFDERMRYLEFLLNSRLNIDDSGFFSQDTSVTEDTKCLDIFHLFLDMAAQSEWIEAMKIASSLFVELSTFPKYFLPGDDVLVEEEPKFEHVLPDWLKVLIVCSCWLQKQPALQLTSIATLLDLVALLKAHNDVETHPKSGEGVTTVIIVPLLKQWHVTYLMQYTNVFQVLAHSLWNHLGELPAHKFRMRCVELLHELHHALYDSCDAVEDLIGSALISENPEKRIEAFGRFATLWHLGREIETNPRLRGCLRTFDQSLLKILDNLQLADNSPLKLQAQSWLLHSLMRGDISRVIDPLLTILLDPSTCRMSVLHVSIQHSNTVLTKNDPVEEKSEVQDDTEGAAKIYAISSVDGNVIYHVSDSMDEDKRWKKGKKKKPAINPVKIKRIFAVTTLATSDNCNHYVTEKNQFMKELEVPPSISGNRKISVFVNPLSINCNENSNDSLTEDDSLPSMRKGTELLKNATRFKKIDFDKGSTASLDESLFESTNSSLKAKDKSSYKKLNDDVDSSSDSITNSLDSSSPEVTNKQSKQKKETVIMPGSSREVAGTIIKGRYYSTNEFSANYDHDIGSFEASAEVPSWTMDDDDGELDVSTTAEEYFSNSSCTSIVEEILNEVLDRAMQLCDIAEPPKSEEIPQHNAKTNRNVGLGVHNLHSHMLLYCGVYDSARTLYALRTLRNELLTNMRMFLCCAATTGVTNATKNTVLLNLLARHRKSVFGRNFHGDVANTEFIAAYRSSMYLEVLISVCLYFARSYYPNLGQMRLTCEEIAGNRQVQLASAELLTLIFSELIPIVRDSGKGFSCYIVDLLTKCKVQKVALHCLVSSVMSMKNAHKETEDVSTFTEEIVLFNDPFVDNDVNKCKYRASDHTEAFQIQLLRLLLALIMLEHQCSSQKGEEINLTTSPIPSSPTRTSNLIGNSLKYVSGAAIPQQPMFLASILSALQLDHMRHLHQHWTTLVTSSLPFMGPSLTSVVTSVIHQLCCNIEHLASYYISEEATLTSKLQDISTVECCLPADYTVTHLEALTYLLHYCLLDTSQQVGFSFNQPLSGTIQTGIPGANPGQIFNNLIHVFMPSPLSPDLSTAKDKTGANELQQHARRTALSHLPRIIASLSALWQAVLATKDNEQASCVVGSPRIVKYQLLELLSPISFHHGANFLAAVAVAWHERRQPSAASKKILPEACPNQQVMVHLVSAIRVMPIDTLVHTVHQVVKTPPPIHGIKQDFSLEVSVLELLYVYMQSNTSQSLIESWASLLSLLKDGLSLTAPAQFLLLAILNEYVQKCPPMQEKKDIKDLQDVSAKLIESCSQIAGACLEQTTWLRRNLAVREDVFEVVEGSSEGKEGKNGAVTPGTPPNAAYSVQAQAVLAEILAPLLDVGYGSQEKERVVTLLTNLMYNVTPYLKNHTIKNIASFTACSQLLASLSGYQYTRKAWRKDVLDLLLDSAFFQMIPACLPYWRTIIDNLMTHDNTTFRDLMNRVSMAQGSGISIFSSKEQEYEQKAQLLKRLAFVILCSEMDQYHKYMPEIQERLADSLRLPQVIPSIQAQVFLCFRVLLLRMSPQHATSLWPVIVSELVQVFLYIEQELSTDSEEFSSHIKLLSALDSSWAVNASNGLQAHGHPHWLQLQLAAAKLLDLALLLDAHRLPQFQMYKWAFVGDAAAGCMDNNNLSSDFVPHITRIAKLMDSKFKPEGPPPKRNPGELLLTSNNVRSLQDLHHFFSSLSRATCDTYVPINNTQLETVIEQDFLEKMPAVPAR is encoded by the exons ATGGGTTCCATCGCTCTGGAGGAGTACGAGTTGATGAAGGACTCGAAGTATCGGGT CTATGTGTCCGCTGTCGACAAGGCCCTGAAAAGCTTCGAGTACACGAGCGAATGGGCAGATTTAATTTCTGCCTTGGGAAAGCTCAACAAAGTGCTGTTGAGCCATATGAAGTTTCCCGTTATTCCAAGGAGAATCAAAATATCGAAGAGATTAGCCCAATGCATGCATCCGGCGTTACCTTCTGGTGTTCACTTAAAAGCTTTAGAAACGTAcgacattatttttaagtgtATGGGCACTAATAGGCTCAGCCATGAGCTCTTCATTTATAGCGCAG GGCTATTTCCGTTATTGGGTCATGCTGCTATGAATGTCAGGCCGTCATTGTTAACTGTATACGAGACGCACTTTGTGCCACTCGGCGAAAGGTTGAGACCAGGATTAAGTGGTTTTTTAAGCGGCGTCCTCTTGGGCCTAGAAGATGGATCTGATCATTTTGACAG AACTAACTCCTTACTGGAGAAAGTGTGCGAGGGTGTGGGTGCGGAACACTTTTATGCATGTCTCTGGGACTGCTTGGCTTCAAACTCTGGCATTCGATTGCCTGCGATATCGTTTGTGCTAGCACATTTCAACAAGAAGCTATCAATGGAggagcaaaaatatattatgggtactaatactaaaattatg atttcaGCCTTATGTGCTGGAGTGCGAGACACTTCGGTGTTGGTGCAGAGAAGCGCACTGGATTTTCTGTTGATAGGCTTTCCTATGCACAACAGTCAATTAACGCATCAAGATAtgatattgttaataaaagcTGCTCTAGTTACTATATTGCGAAGAGACATGAGCTTAAACAG ACGTTTGTTTGCTTGGCTGTTGGGCACTGAAGTGAGCACATCGATTTTAAAGAAGAAGACCCATGCAACTGCAGATACTAAAGAGGATGTAACGTACTTTGATATGTATTCGAAGAAAATGCTAGTCGAAGCGATAAAATATCTGCTTAAAGAAGTGTGTGAAGAAAATTCGCAAGATTTGAAGCCATATAGGATACTTGTCTCGTTACTTGATAAGGTGGATATTGGACCAATAATTTTGGATGACATTCTGTTTGAAGTGTTTAG aacattttATAATGCATGCAAACAATCCGTGTTGAGTCACGCACCGAAAGCGAATGAAGTGGTGAAGTCAGCGAATCTGTTATTTTCGACTCTGGAACCGTCGTACATATGGATACATTGCGGGCATCTGTTTGAGAAAGCCTGTAATACCAGAGCGAAGACACAAGTCGCGATCGAAGACGTCGCTGTCAGACCGGTCGGTAGTGGAATGCCGAATCTCGTGGAAGTATGCGTGCTAACGGAATTTTTACTTGAGACTGTGTCGTTGGACGCGTTTATCGACACGCCGTCTGAACATCTTCCTGGcttattttacgaaataacCAGCAAGCTTTTATATCACAGTAATATCCTGTCCCCGATGGAAATTTCGAAAAGCCTCAAATTGTGCGGCAAAATCTTGTCGAGAGTGCAACCAACGATGATAACGGCTCATGCGGACAAGTGTGGTGAAGTAGATACCAAGTTGGACACATCTCTGAATAACATTACAGTTCCCAGCGATAATTCCTTAACGGCGATCCCTTTAGAGAAGAGTCAGTCGGATAGTAAATTGAATAAGCCCGACACGTCCAGTATCCCCTTCGTGGAGAAAAGCCCAAGTACAAGGAGAAGAGCCAATTCCGGCGGTGCCGCTAAAAGGAACGAGAAGAAGTCGAAGAAGAAGGCGAGCAAAAGCACTCCCAAATTAAACGACACATACACTATACAAGCCGATGGCAGTAGCATATCTGTTATAGTGAGCGAAGACCCGAAACCTTTATCTAGAAATAAAAGCATGGACGATATTAAAGCGAGCTGCATTGAGACCGATGGAATCTCTTCGAAGAATCAATCTTCGGACAGCCGTCTAGCCACGTTGAAAAACTTCAAGAATGTTACTCCAATGGGATCGACGGGATCCTTGTGTAGGGGACCATCTCCGGCGTTTCAGGCACAGCACTCCATGTTGGAAAAGTGCCTGCGGcaatacgaaatattttatgttaaattaattagcaaTCGGATACTTAGCAAGGAGAGAACAGTACAGGATATGTTCGATCATTTAGTGGTGTCTTATCCGAGAAAGAGTTTTGACGAGAGAATGCGTTACTTGGAATTCTTGCTGAATTCCAGATTAAACATAGACGATTCCGGATTCTTTAGTCAAGACACATCCGTAACCGAGGATACCAAGTGCCTGGATATTTTTCACCTATTTCTCGATATGGCAGCGCAATCGGAGTGGATCGAAGCCATGAAAATAGCGTCCAGCTTGTTTGTCGAGTTGTCCACATTTCCAAAGTACTTTTTGCCCGGCGACGACGTACTCGTGGAGGAGGAGCCAAAGTTCGAGCACGTTCTTCCGGATTGGTTGAAAGTTTTAATAGTCTGTTCCTGCTGGTTGCAGAAACAACCCGCGTTACAGTTAACGAGCATCGCCACGTTATTGGACTTGGTGGCATTGTTGAAGGCACACAATGACGTCGAGACACATCCGAAAAGTGGAGAAGGTGTGACGACGGTTATTATCGTGCCTCTGTTAAAGCAATGGCATGTAACTTACTTGATGCAGTATACTAATGTGTTTCAG GTATTGGCACATTCCTTGTGGAATCATTTGGGCGAACTTCCCGCCCATAAGTTCAGGATGCGTTGCGTAGAACTTTTGCACGAATTGCATCACGCTTTATACGATTCCTGCGACGCGGTCGAAGATCTGATAGGATCTGCGCTCATTTCTGAGAATCCCGAGAAGAGGATCGAGGCATTCGGTAGATTCGCCACTTTGTGGCATTTAGGACGAGAAATCGAAACGAATCCAAGGTTGCGTGGCTGTCTCAGAACTTTTGACCA ATccttattgaaaatattggaCAATCTTCAGCTTGCGGATAATTCGCCGTTAAAGCTGCAGGCTCAATCGTGGCTGCTACATTCCTTGATGCGCGGCGACATATCGCGCGTAATAGATCCCCTGCTGACAATACTATTAGATCCATCCACATGTCGTATGAGCGTCCTTCACGTCAGTATACAACACAGTAATACCGTCCTAACGAAGAACGATCCCGTGGAGGAGAAATCGGAGGTACAAGACGACACGGAGGGTGCAGCGAAAATTTACGCGATCAGTTCGGTCGATGGTAATGTGATATATCACGTGAGCGATAGCATGGACGAGGATAAAAGGTGGAAGAAGggtaagaagaagaagccgGCGATAAATCCTGTGAAGATAAAACGAATTTTCGCGGTGACAACGCTGGCGACTAGTGATAATTGCAATCACTATGTCACGGAGAAAAATCAGTTTATGAAGGAACTCGAGGTACCGCCCAGTATATCCGGCAACAGGAAGATTTCCGTGTTTGTAAATCCCCTCTCGATCAACTGTAACGAAAATTCAAATGACTCTTTGACGGAGGACGATTCGTTGCCCAGTATGCGTAAGGGAACGGAGTTGCTGAAAAATGCCACccgtttcaaaaaaattgatttcgacaAAGGTTCTACTGCCAGTTTAGACGAGAGTCTTTTCGAATCGACGAATTCTAGTTTGAAGGCAAAGGATAAGAGTAGCTACAAGAAGTTGAACGACGATGTCGATTCGTCGTCGGATTCTATAACGAATAGCTTGGACTCGAGCAGTCCCGAAGTAACTAACAAACAGTCGAAGCAAAAGAAGGAAACTGTCATAATGCCGGGCAGTTCCAGGGAGGTGGCGGGCACTATCATAAAAGGCAGATATTACAGCACGAATGAATTCAGTGCGAATTACGATCATGATATCGGCAGTTTCGAAGCGAGCGCGGAGGTGCCCAGCTGGACGatggacgacgacgacggcgaacTCGATGTCAGCACCACTGCGGAAGAGTACTTCAGCAATTCCAGCTGCACCAGCATAGTCGAAGAGATTCTGAACGAAGTGCTCGATCGTGCAATGCAATTGTGCGACATCGCCGAACCACCTAAAAGC GAGGAAATTCCACAGCATAACGCGAAAACTAATCGAAATGTCGGCCTTGGTGTTCACAACCTTCACTCTCACATGTTGCTCTACTGTGGGGTGTACGATTCGGCCAGGACTCTTTATGCTCTGCGTACCCTTAGGAACGAACTATTGACGAACATGCGAATGTTTCTGTGTTGCGCGGCAACAACCGGTGTGACGAACGCAACAAAGAACACAGTGTTATTAAACTTGTTGGCAAGACATAGGAAAAGTGTTTTTGGCCGGAACTTTCATGGTGATGTAGCTAATACGGAATTCATAGCGGCTTACAGGAGTAGCATGTATCTGGAAGTGTTGATAAGCGTATGCCTGTACTTCGCGAGAAGCTACTATCCAAATCTGGGACAGATGAGACTTACGTGCGAAGAGATCGCTGGTAATCGCCAG GTACAACTTGCGAGTGCAGAGTTACTGACGCTAATATTTTCCGAATTAATCCCGATCGTCCGCGATTCTGGGAAAGGCTTTAGCTGCTACATAGTTGATTTATTGACTAAATGTAAAGTACAAAAAGTTGCTCTGCACTGTCTTGTGTCCAGTGTTATGAGCATGAAGAACGCTCACAAGGAGACTGAGGATGTCTCCACGTTTACTGAAGAAATCGTGTTATTTAATGACCCGTTTGTCGACAATGATGttaacaaatgtaaatatagaGCAAGCGATCATACGGAAGCTTTTCAGATACAGTTGTTACG GTTATTATTAGCGTTAATTATGTTGGAGCATCAGTGTAGTAGTCAAAAAGGAgaggaaattaatttaacgacGTCGCCTATACCAAGTTCGCCGACACGGACGTCAAACTTGATCGGGAACAGTTTGAAATATGTCTCTGGGGCCGCAATACCACAGCAACCGATGTTCCTTGCTAGTATTCTTAGCGCCCTGCAACTC GATCACATGAGACATCTTCATCAACATTGGACCACTCTTGTTACGTCCAGTCTACCTTTTATGGGACCGTCTTTAACATCCGTTGTAACGTCGGTTATTCATCAGCTGTGCTGCAATATTGAGCATCTAGCGTCATATTACATCAGCGAAGAAGCAACATTGACATCAAAATTACAGGATATAAGCACAGTGGAATGCTGCTTGCCTGCAGATTACACCGTAACACATTTGGAGGCTTTGACGTACTTGCTGCATTACTGTCTGTTGGACACCTCTCAGCAAGTTGGATTCTCGTTTAATCAACCGTTAAGTGGTACGATACAAACGGGAATTCCCGGTGCTAATCCCGGGCAGATATTCAACAATCTCATACACGTCTTTATGCCCAGCCCACTTTCTCCG gaTTTATCCACAGCGAAGGATAAAACTGGCGCGAACGAGCTGCAGCAACACGCCAGAAGAACAGCATTAAGCCATTTACCAAGAATAATAGCATCATTGTCTGCTTTATGGCAAGCGGTTCTGGCAACAAAAGACAA CGAACAAGCTAGCTGTGTGGTGGGCAGTCCGAGAATAgtcaaatatcaattattgGAGCTCCTGTCTCCAATTTCTTTTCATCACGGAGCCAACTTCTTGGCTGCAGTCGCGGTTGCATGGCACGAAAGGCGTCAACCATCCGCTGCGTCAAAGAAG ATACTTCCGGAAGCCTGCCCTAATCAGCAAGTAATGGTTCACCTTGTTAGTGCGATTCGTGTTATGCCCATTGATACTTTGGTGCACACCGTGCATCAAGTAGTGAAAACGCCACCGCCGATACATGGAATCAAGCAAGATTTCTCACTAGAAGTCTCGGTGCTGGAATTACTTTATGTCTACATGCAGAGTAACACGTCGCAATCGCTTATCGAGTCTTGGGCATCCTTGCTCAGTTTATTAAAGGATGGTCTATCGCTAACAGCACCTGCCCAATTTCTCTTGCTGGCTATACTGAACGAATATGTACAAAAGTGCCCACCTATGCAAGAGAAGAAAGACATCAAAGACTTGCAAGACGTGTCTGCGAAG TTGATCGAATCGTGTTCGCAAATAGCCGGTGCCTGTTTAGAGCAAACAACGTGGCTAAGAAGAAATTTGGCCGTCCGAGAAGACGTTTTCGAGGTGGTGGAAGGCTCTTCGGAAGGTAAAGAGGGAAAAAATGGTGCTG TAACACCCGGAACCCCACCTAATGCGGCGTACAGCGTTCAAGCGCAAGCGGTATTAGCGGAAATACTCGCACCACTGTTGGATGTTGGTTACGGTTCGCAAGAAAAGGAGCGCGTGGTAACGCTCCTGACAAATCTCATGTACAATGTTACACCTTACCTAAAGAATCACAC gataaaaaatatcgcCTCGTTCACCGCTTGCTCTCAACTATTGGCTTCCTTATCGGGATATCAGTACACGAGAAAGGCATGGCGCAAGGACGTTTTAGATTTGTTGCTCGACTCGGCCTTTTTCCAAATGATACCGGCCTGTCTACCGTATTGGAGAACCATAATAGACAATTTGATGACACACGACAATACTACCTTCAGAGATTTAATGA ATCGCGTCTCCATGGCTCAAGGCAGCGGGATCAGTATATTTTCTTCGAAAGAACAGGAGTACGAGCAGAAAGCACAGCTCTTGAAACGTCTGGCGTTCGTCATTCTTTGCAGCGAAATGGATCAGTATCACAAATATATGCCGGAGATACAAG AACGTTTAGCAGACAGTTTACGCCTACCCCAAGTAATCCCGTCTATTCAGGCGCAAGTGTTTCTCTGTTTTCGCGTACTGCTATTGAGAATGTCACCACAACACGCGACATCCTTATGGCCGGTCATAGTTAGCGAGCTTGTTCAAGTATTCCTCTACATTGAACAGGAACTGAGTACAGACAGCGAAGAATTCAG CTCGCACATCAAACTGTTGTCCGCTCTGGACTCGTCGTGGGCTGTTAACGCCAGCAACGGACTTCAGGCACACGGGCATCCTCACTGGTTGCAACTGCAGCTGGCTGCCGCCAAGCTGTTAGACCTCGCGTTGCTGTTGGACGCGCATAGATTACCACAATTTCAGAT GTATAAATGGGCATTCGTCGGAGATGCAGCGGCAGGCTGTATGGATAACAATAACTTATCTTCAGACTTTGTGCCGCATATTACGAGAATAGCAAAATTGATGGACAGTAAG TTCAAGCCAGAAGGTCCACCGCCGAAAAGGAATCCGGGGGAGCTTCTATTAACGTCGAATAACGTTCGCTCTTTGCAAGATCTGCACCATTTCTTCTCAAGCCTTAGTCGTGCTACGTGCGACACATACGTGCCGATAAATAACACGCAACTGGAGACTGTAATCGAGCAGGACTTCCTTGAGAAAATGCCGGCCGTGCCAGCGAGATAG